The proteins below come from a single Rhizobium tropici CIAT 899 genomic window:
- a CDS encoding peptidoglycan-binding protein: protein MSGSRSNPTGTGDWTSLDALSRTIEGLEARIEGLMGTAAARDTRQRVAAGYAPAPERAAPERMPPRPEREQYASRAYERPLRNERHESDLRPDPLAEIRQRQRTLEANRERLQPRREEISHAEPQPARRPIDSHAQRQPMRAAAADAPVDIAQALVNLRQDLKRDIADSVSREVAALRAEIRDIRENAEDKHFVADVRQDMARLADSINQLAGQPETAGLKAEFDELRSLMDGLAREESLHHVERQVKAIDTSGLQDELVSLAYRLDDIKQHLGGMNDSPAVHALENKLLTIATAMESLGSMMQPQDQAMQRLEGRLSGLADQIDLMSRDTAGRRQPADDLSGRLEALAMRIDELGSAKAVARLEERLDQLSHLMERSQKAAPQPELVTYLADISHKIDALEHGSIGNVLADRLDYLARRIDEIDFHPPAPAASLDDSMARRLEGRLSDIAARLEASTAAPPTDTQALRSLEEQIAHLSTLLTNEPRAVANHLPPDFDRRMSAIEDYMATNDEYIIEAARHAAETVIEAYSREGGMVNGSQGADMSALAALADDLRHLEDLSRATDERTHRTFEALHDTLLQIADRLDHMEQRKPAPAMPAAAFESDVFAEEDAPGLKPPMAAQQKTGPIIRTVAPAESSVSGEVAVAQAIDANTKAEIKAAVKKSGKSSLFASLGKRFFTPEKAEPIFPPDRPVIEQAPSIDPADVMPGEEVNELLEPGSGAPDIKKILERVRASQNTSRSGNTRQPTENERADYIAAARRAAQAAAMEVDQTQRSAPASRKDAKKGGAFSRFRRPILLALGAVMLAIMAYPLANTLTRGQKAPAPAQVSTTVAPADSAITNTVAANTNPAASNQQPAANQAAAPSVSTAQTAEVQPAPTASDPVAASANDHLTAATPLDGNQTASEELAPAASAPAQQAAAFVQTENTAAATPVATPAAPDIAVPDGIQPPSLVAAAKSADPVALFSIGARYTDGRGVAADMKQAASWYQLSADKGYAPAQYRLASMYEKGNGVDRDLVKAKQYYEQAANQGNASAMHNLAVLYASGTAGPQDYNSAANWFIRAADLGVSDSQFNLAILYARGNGVKQDLQESYKWFAIAAKSGDKDAAQKRDEVANAMKPADLENARAKVDLWKVQPADPKANGTNIPDEWTTGKGVNTASIDMKKAIRNIQAILNKNGFDAGSPDGAMGDKTVAALKSFQKSVGLPADGRVTDQVVKELLARNK, encoded by the coding sequence ATGAGCGGATCGCGATCAAATCCTACCGGTACGGGCGACTGGACGTCGCTGGATGCTCTGAGCCGCACGATCGAGGGGCTGGAAGCACGCATCGAAGGGCTGATGGGAACCGCCGCCGCGCGCGATACGCGCCAGCGCGTCGCTGCGGGCTATGCGCCGGCCCCCGAACGAGCCGCCCCGGAGCGGATGCCGCCCCGCCCCGAACGCGAACAATATGCCAGCCGCGCTTACGAGCGCCCGCTGCGCAACGAACGCCATGAGAGCGATCTCCGACCCGATCCGCTTGCCGAGATCCGTCAACGCCAGCGCACGCTGGAAGCAAACCGCGAACGTCTGCAGCCACGGCGCGAGGAAATCTCGCACGCAGAACCGCAGCCGGCCCGGCGACCGATCGACAGTCATGCGCAGCGCCAGCCGATGCGGGCTGCAGCCGCCGACGCACCGGTCGATATCGCTCAGGCGCTCGTCAACCTCCGCCAGGATCTGAAGCGCGACATCGCCGACAGCGTGAGCCGCGAAGTCGCCGCCTTGCGTGCCGAAATCCGCGATATTCGCGAAAACGCCGAGGACAAGCATTTTGTCGCCGATGTCCGCCAGGACATGGCCAGGCTTGCCGACAGTATCAACCAGCTCGCCGGTCAGCCGGAAACCGCCGGGCTGAAAGCCGAATTCGATGAGCTGCGCTCGCTGATGGACGGCCTTGCCCGCGAGGAATCCCTGCATCACGTCGAGCGCCAGGTGAAGGCGATCGACACGTCGGGCCTGCAGGACGAGCTCGTCTCGCTTGCCTACCGCCTCGATGACATCAAACAGCATCTCGGCGGCATGAACGACAGCCCGGCCGTACATGCGCTGGAAAACAAGCTTTTGACGATCGCGACCGCGATGGAGAGCCTCGGCTCCATGATGCAGCCGCAGGACCAGGCCATGCAACGACTGGAAGGCCGCCTCAGCGGTCTTGCCGACCAGATCGACCTGATGAGCCGCGATACTGCCGGCCGGCGTCAGCCTGCCGACGATCTTTCCGGTCGCCTCGAAGCGCTCGCCATGCGCATCGACGAGCTCGGCAGCGCCAAGGCTGTCGCCCGCCTCGAGGAGCGGCTGGACCAGCTTTCGCACTTGATGGAACGTTCGCAGAAGGCCGCGCCGCAGCCCGAACTCGTTACCTATCTCGCCGACATCTCCCACAAGATCGATGCGCTGGAACATGGGTCTATCGGCAACGTACTGGCCGACCGGCTGGATTATCTCGCTCGCCGCATCGACGAGATCGATTTCCATCCGCCCGCTCCGGCAGCAAGCCTCGACGACAGCATGGCGCGCCGCCTCGAAGGCCGCCTCTCCGACATCGCAGCCCGGCTGGAAGCAAGCACCGCCGCACCGCCGACGGATACGCAGGCACTGCGCAGTCTCGAAGAGCAGATCGCCCATCTCTCGACATTGCTGACGAACGAGCCCCGGGCCGTCGCCAATCATCTGCCGCCGGATTTCGACCGCCGGATGAGCGCGATCGAAGACTACATGGCGACCAATGATGAATACATTATCGAAGCGGCCCGCCATGCGGCGGAAACCGTCATCGAGGCCTATTCCCGCGAAGGCGGAATGGTGAACGGTTCGCAAGGAGCCGACATGTCGGCTTTGGCGGCTCTTGCGGACGATCTTCGTCATCTTGAGGACCTCAGCCGCGCCACCGACGAGCGGACGCATCGCACCTTTGAGGCTCTGCATGACACGCTGCTGCAAATCGCCGACCGTCTCGATCATATGGAACAGCGCAAGCCTGCGCCCGCAATGCCGGCCGCAGCGTTCGAAAGCGACGTTTTCGCCGAGGAGGATGCTCCAGGCCTGAAGCCGCCCATGGCGGCGCAGCAGAAGACAGGTCCTATCATCCGCACGGTTGCGCCAGCAGAATCCTCGGTCTCCGGCGAAGTCGCCGTCGCACAGGCGATCGACGCCAATACGAAGGCCGAAATCAAGGCAGCCGTGAAGAAGAGCGGCAAGTCCAGCCTGTTCGCGAGCCTCGGAAAGCGTTTCTTTACGCCGGAAAAGGCCGAGCCGATCTTTCCGCCGGACCGTCCGGTCATCGAACAGGCGCCGTCGATCGATCCCGCCGACGTGATGCCCGGCGAAGAGGTCAACGAACTGCTGGAGCCGGGTTCCGGCGCACCCGATATCAAGAAGATCCTTGAGCGCGTGCGCGCCAGCCAAAATACGTCGCGCAGCGGAAACACGCGTCAGCCGACCGAAAACGAACGGGCCGATTACATCGCAGCCGCCCGCCGCGCCGCGCAGGCCGCTGCCATGGAAGTCGACCAGACGCAACGCTCTGCCCCTGCTTCCAGGAAAGACGCCAAAAAGGGCGGCGCGTTCTCGCGCTTCCGCCGGCCGATCCTGCTTGCATTGGGCGCCGTCATGCTCGCCATCATGGCCTATCCGCTGGCAAACACGTTGACACGCGGCCAGAAAGCGCCGGCACCGGCTCAAGTATCGACGACGGTCGCGCCCGCCGATAGCGCCATAACCAATACCGTCGCTGCCAATACGAACCCGGCCGCCAGCAATCAGCAGCCTGCCGCAAATCAGGCCGCCGCACCCTCGGTATCCACGGCGCAGACGGCGGAAGTCCAGCCCGCACCCACGGCCAGCGATCCCGTCGCCGCGTCAGCAAATGATCACCTGACGGCAGCGACCCCGCTCGACGGCAACCAGACGGCAAGCGAAGAGCTGGCGCCTGCCGCCAGCGCACCGGCACAGCAAGCCGCCGCCTTCGTTCAGACCGAGAATACGGCCGCCGCAACTCCCGTCGCCACGCCGGCAGCGCCTGATATCGCCGTGCCAGACGGTATCCAGCCGCCATCGCTCGTTGCGGCCGCAAAATCGGCCGATCCCGTCGCGCTCTTCTCAATCGGCGCACGCTACACGGATGGCCGCGGCGTTGCTGCCGATATGAAGCAGGCTGCGAGCTGGTATCAGCTTTCGGCAGACAAGGGTTATGCCCCGGCACAGTACCGCCTCGCCAGCATGTATGAGAAAGGCAATGGCGTCGATCGCGACCTCGTCAAGGCCAAGCAATATTATGAGCAGGCCGCCAATCAGGGCAACGCCAGCGCCATGCACAATCTCGCTGTTCTCTACGCCTCCGGTACTGCCGGCCCGCAGGACTATAACAGCGCGGCGAACTGGTTTATCCGTGCCGCCGATCTTGGCGTCTCCGACAGCCAGTTCAACCTCGCGATCCTCTATGCACGCGGCAACGGCGTGAAACAGGACCTGCAGGAATCCTACAAGTGGTTTGCTATCGCCGCAAAGAGCGGCGACAAGGACGCCGCCCAGAAGCGCGACGAAGTCGCCAACGCCATGAAGCCGGCCGATCTGGAAAACGCCCGCGCCAAGGTCGACCTCTGGAAGGTGCAGCCGGCCGATCCAAAGGCCAATGGCACGAACATTCCTGATGAATGGACCACCGGCAAGGGTGTGAACACGGCCTCGATCGATATGAAGAAGGCGATCCGCAACATTCAGGCCATTCTCAACAAGAATGGCTTCGATGCCGGTTCGCCCGACGGCGCCATGGGTGACAAGACGGTAGCTGCCCTGAAGAGCTTCCAGAAATCCGTCGGTCTGCCGGCGGATGGACGGGTCACCGATCAGGTGGTCAAGGAACTGCTCGCCCGCAATAAGTAG
- a CDS encoding acyl-CoA dehydrogenase C-terminal domain-containing protein produces the protein MPVYKAPVNDTLFVLNDVLGLERYNNLPGYADATPDMIEAIVGEAAKLSEEVLFPLNYSGDQEGCVRHDDGTVSTPKGFKEAYRAYREGGWLGLAVPEEFGGQGLPYVLHCAVGEYTSAANMSLMMYPGLTQGAIAAILVHGTDAQKQTYLPKLVEGSWSGTMNLTEPHCGTDLGLLRTKAVPQGDGSYKISGQKIFISAGEHDMTDNIVHLVLARIEGAPEGTKGISLFIVPKFLVKEDGSLGDRNPVSCGAIEHKMGIHGNATCVMNYDEATGFLIGAENKGLNAMFVMMNEARLGVGLQGLSIAEIAYQNAANYARERIQGRSLSGPKAPDKKADPIIVHPDIRRSLMTIRAFNEAGRAFLLWTALKSDIAHRSPDEKDRQAADDILGLATPILKGVLTDKGFEHAVMAQQVFGGHGYIEEHGMSQYVRDARITMIYEGANGIQALDLVGRKLALNGGRAVMALFKEIGDFCEENRNDEQMAFYTKHLKKGLNDVQAATMWFMQNAMAKPDNAGAGSTDYMHLFGLVVLGYMWAKMAKAAQAGLAAGDSAREDYLKNKLVTARFYMERIMPETALRKARIETGADTMMELAAEAF, from the coding sequence ATGCCAGTCTACAAGGCCCCGGTGAACGATACGCTCTTCGTCCTGAACGATGTGCTCGGGCTGGAGCGCTACAACAATCTTCCCGGTTATGCCGATGCCACGCCCGATATGATCGAGGCGATCGTCGGCGAGGCGGCCAAGCTGTCGGAAGAGGTGCTTTTCCCGCTCAACTATTCCGGCGATCAGGAAGGTTGCGTACGTCATGACGATGGCACGGTCTCGACGCCGAAGGGCTTCAAGGAGGCCTATCGCGCCTATCGGGAAGGCGGCTGGCTGGGTCTCGCCGTGCCGGAGGAGTTCGGCGGGCAGGGGCTTCCCTACGTGCTGCACTGCGCCGTCGGCGAATATACCTCGGCCGCCAACATGTCGCTGATGATGTATCCGGGCCTCACCCAGGGCGCGATCGCAGCGATCCTTGTCCATGGCACCGATGCGCAGAAGCAGACTTACTTGCCGAAATTGGTCGAGGGCAGCTGGTCCGGCACCATGAACCTCACCGAACCGCATTGTGGCACCGATCTCGGCCTGCTGCGCACCAAGGCAGTTCCGCAAGGTGACGGCAGCTACAAGATCTCAGGCCAGAAGATCTTCATCTCGGCCGGCGAGCACGATATGACGGACAATATCGTCCATCTCGTTCTTGCTCGCATCGAAGGCGCGCCTGAGGGAACCAAGGGCATTTCGCTGTTCATCGTGCCGAAATTCCTCGTCAAGGAAGACGGTTCTCTCGGCGACCGCAACCCGGTGTCCTGCGGCGCGATCGAGCACAAGATGGGCATCCACGGCAACGCCACCTGCGTCATGAATTATGATGAGGCGACCGGCTTCCTGATTGGTGCAGAGAACAAGGGCCTCAATGCCATGTTCGTCATGATGAACGAGGCGCGCCTCGGCGTTGGCCTGCAGGGCCTTTCCATCGCCGAGATCGCCTATCAGAATGCCGCCAACTATGCCCGCGAGCGCATCCAGGGCCGCTCGCTCTCCGGCCCGAAGGCGCCGGACAAGAAGGCTGACCCGATCATCGTCCATCCGGATATCCGCCGCTCCCTGATGACCATCCGCGCCTTCAACGAGGCGGGCCGTGCTTTCCTGCTCTGGACGGCGCTGAAATCCGATATCGCCCATCGCTCTCCCGACGAGAAGGACCGCCAGGCAGCCGACGATATCCTTGGCCTCGCGACGCCGATCCTCAAGGGCGTCCTGACCGACAAGGGCTTCGAGCATGCCGTCATGGCGCAGCAGGTCTTCGGCGGCCATGGCTACATCGAAGAGCACGGCATGAGCCAGTATGTCCGCGATGCCCGCATCACCATGATCTATGAGGGCGCCAACGGCATTCAGGCGCTCGATCTCGTCGGCCGCAAGCTGGCGCTGAACGGCGGCCGCGCCGTCATGGCGCTGTTCAAGGAAATCGGCGATTTCTGCGAGGAAAACCGCAACGACGAACAGATGGCCTTCTACACCAAGCATCTGAAGAAGGGCTTGAACGACGTGCAGGCCGCGACCATGTGGTTCATGCAGAACGCCATGGCAAAGCCCGACAATGCCGGCGCCGGCTCGACCGACTACATGCACCTCTTCGGCCTCGTCGTCCTCGGCTACATGTGGGCGAAGATGGCCAAGGCGGCTCAAGCAGGCCTTGCGGCTGGCGACAGCGCGCGCGAGGATTATCTGAAGAACAAGCTTGTCACTGCGCGGTTCTACATGGAGCGCATCATGCCGGAAACGGCATTGCGCAAGGCCCGCATCGAAACCGGCGCCGATACGATGATGGAACTGGCGGCGGAAGCCTTTTGA
- a CDS encoding acetyl-CoA C-acetyltransferase, whose product MTEVFIYDHVRTPRGRGKKDGSLHEVPSVRLAAKTLEALRDRNGLDTATVDDIIMGCVDPVMEAGAVIPRGAAFEAGYSTKAPGMQISRFCASGLDAVNFGAAKIAQGADDIVIAGGVESMSRVGLGMSGGAWFMDPSVNFPAYFMPQGVSADLIATKYGFSRDDVDAYAVESQKRAANAWEKGYFKNSVIPVKDINGLTILDRDEHMRPGTDMQALASLNPSFQLPGEMGGFEAVGIQAHPEIERINYVHHAGNSSGIVDGAAAVLLGSKAGGESMGLKPRGRIKAFANIGSDPALMLTGPVDVTEKLLKRSGLTLADIDLFELNEAFAAVVLRYMQAFDIPHDKINVNGGAIAMGHPLGATGAMILGTVLDELERRDLNTALVTLCIGAGMGTATIVERV is encoded by the coding sequence ATGACCGAGGTTTTCATTTACGACCACGTGCGCACGCCGCGCGGGCGCGGCAAGAAGGATGGGTCGCTGCATGAAGTGCCGTCCGTGCGCCTTGCTGCCAAGACGCTCGAGGCGCTCCGCGATCGCAACGGTCTCGATACCGCAACGGTTGACGACATCATCATGGGCTGCGTCGATCCGGTCATGGAAGCGGGTGCGGTTATCCCGAGGGGTGCCGCCTTCGAGGCCGGCTATTCCACCAAAGCGCCTGGCATGCAGATTTCCCGCTTCTGCGCCTCCGGCCTCGATGCCGTGAATTTCGGTGCGGCGAAGATCGCTCAAGGGGCTGACGATATCGTCATTGCCGGCGGTGTCGAAAGCATGTCGCGCGTCGGCTTGGGCATGTCCGGCGGTGCCTGGTTCATGGATCCCTCCGTCAATTTCCCGGCCTATTTCATGCCGCAGGGCGTATCGGCCGATCTCATCGCCACCAAATACGGCTTCTCGCGTGATGACGTCGATGCCTATGCCGTCGAAAGCCAGAAGCGCGCCGCCAATGCCTGGGAAAAGGGCTACTTCAAGAATTCGGTCATTCCGGTGAAGGATATCAACGGCCTGACCATTCTCGACCGCGACGAGCACATGCGTCCCGGCACCGACATGCAGGCGCTCGCCTCGCTCAACCCATCCTTCCAGCTCCCGGGCGAAATGGGCGGCTTCGAGGCCGTCGGCATTCAGGCGCATCCCGAGATCGAGCGTATCAACTACGTTCACCATGCCGGCAATTCCTCGGGCATCGTCGATGGTGCCGCTGCCGTGCTGCTCGGCTCCAAGGCGGGCGGTGAGAGCATGGGCCTGAAGCCGCGCGGCCGTATCAAGGCCTTCGCCAATATCGGCTCCGACCCGGCGCTGATGCTGACCGGCCCGGTTGACGTCACCGAAAAGCTGTTGAAGCGCAGCGGCCTGACGCTCGCCGACATCGATCTCTTTGAGCTCAACGAAGCTTTCGCTGCCGTCGTGCTACGCTACATGCAGGCTTTCGATATTCCGCACGACAAGATCAACGTCAACGGCGGCGCGATTGCCATGGGCCATCCGCTCGGCGCAACCGGCGCGATGATCCTTGGCACCGTGCTGGACGAGCTGGAACGCCGCGATCTCAACACAGCGCTCGTAACACTCTGCATCGGCGCCGGCATGGGCACCGCCACGATCGTCGAACGCGTCTGA
- a CDS encoding 3-hydroxyacyl-CoA dehydrogenase NAD-binding domain-containing protein, translating into MAYTNFTVETDADGIALVTWDMPGKSMNVFTAEILEELNAIIDATVADAAVKGVVFTSGKSSFSGGADLSMIKSMFSFYQEEKAKDPAAATKKLFDLVGRMTGLFRKLETCGKPWVSAINGTCMGGAFELSLACHGRVASSAKGVKIALPEVKVGIFPGAGGTQRIARLTDAQSALQMMTTGQSLTAARAKAMNLLHQVVEPDQLIPAAKQMIKDGLKPVALWDEKGFKAPGGGIWTPAAAQLWPAAPAILRRETSGNYPAALAILKCVYEGLQVPFDTGLKIEQRYFTHVLQTTEAYSMIRSLFISMQELGKGARRPTGQPKTELKKVGVVGAGFMGASIAYVTAAAGIPVTLIDRDIEAATKGKGVGEGLVKDSIGKGRLTQDEGAALLSRITPSADYSDLKDADLVIEAVFEDREVKKAVIEAVEAVLPAGAVFASNTSTLPITGLAKNSKRPADFIGVHFFSPVEKMMLTEVILGKETGDHALAVALDYVAAIKKTPIVVNDTRGFFVNRCVFRYIHEAYDMLIEGVPAAMIENAAKMAGMPVGPLALNDEVAIDLSYKILKATVADLGEKAVDPRHMQLVTGLVEREGRLGRKNSKGFYDYPPKPAKKSLWPGLKDLYPQKKADEVDVNVLKQRFLVTIALEAARTIEEGIVTDPREADVGSILGFGFAPYTGGALSYIDGMGVKAFVELCEKLTAAYGPHFQPTALLKDMAAKGETFYGRFDPYRAAKAA; encoded by the coding sequence ATGGCTTACACGAATTTCACCGTCGAAACCGACGCAGACGGCATCGCGCTCGTCACCTGGGACATGCCCGGCAAGTCGATGAACGTCTTCACCGCCGAGATCCTGGAAGAGCTGAACGCCATCATCGACGCGACCGTCGCCGATGCGGCCGTCAAGGGCGTGGTCTTCACCTCTGGCAAGTCCTCCTTCTCCGGCGGTGCCGATCTGTCGATGATCAAGTCGATGTTCTCTTTCTATCAGGAGGAAAAGGCGAAAGACCCGGCCGCTGCCACGAAGAAGCTCTTCGATCTTGTGGGACGCATGACTGGCCTCTTCCGCAAGCTCGAGACCTGCGGCAAGCCGTGGGTTTCGGCGATCAACGGCACCTGCATGGGCGGCGCTTTCGAGCTGTCGCTCGCCTGCCATGGCCGTGTCGCTTCCAGCGCCAAGGGCGTCAAGATCGCGCTGCCCGAGGTCAAGGTCGGCATCTTCCCCGGTGCCGGCGGCACGCAGCGCATCGCGCGCCTGACGGATGCTCAGTCCGCACTGCAGATGATGACGACGGGCCAGTCGCTGACGGCAGCACGCGCCAAGGCGATGAACCTCTTGCATCAGGTGGTCGAGCCGGATCAGCTGATCCCGGCCGCCAAGCAGATGATCAAGGATGGCTTGAAGCCTGTGGCACTCTGGGATGAAAAGGGCTTCAAGGCGCCGGGCGGCGGCATCTGGACGCCGGCCGCAGCCCAGCTCTGGCCGGCAGCGCCTGCCATCCTGCGCCGCGAGACCTCGGGCAACTATCCCGCTGCGCTCGCCATTCTCAAATGCGTCTATGAAGGCCTGCAGGTTCCCTTCGATACCGGCCTGAAGATCGAGCAGCGCTATTTCACGCATGTGCTGCAGACCACCGAAGCCTATTCGATGATCCGCTCGCTGTTCATCTCCATGCAGGAACTCGGCAAGGGCGCGCGCCGCCCGACCGGCCAGCCGAAGACGGAGCTCAAGAAGGTCGGTGTCGTCGGCGCCGGCTTCATGGGTGCGTCCATCGCCTATGTCACCGCCGCCGCGGGCATTCCCGTCACGCTCATCGACCGCGACATCGAAGCCGCGACGAAGGGCAAGGGCGTCGGCGAAGGGCTGGTCAAGGATTCGATCGGTAAGGGAAGGCTGACGCAGGATGAGGGCGCGGCTCTGCTCTCCCGCATCACGCCTTCGGCCGATTATTCCGATCTCAAGGATGCCGATCTCGTCATCGAAGCGGTGTTCGAGGATCGCGAAGTCAAGAAGGCCGTCATCGAGGCCGTCGAGGCCGTGCTGCCGGCCGGCGCCGTCTTCGCCTCCAACACCTCGACTCTACCGATCACAGGCCTTGCCAAGAATTCCAAGCGCCCGGCCGATTTCATCGGCGTCCACTTCTTCTCGCCTGTGGAGAAGATGATGCTGACCGAAGTCATCCTCGGCAAGGAGACCGGCGATCATGCGCTGGCCGTCGCGCTCGATTACGTCGCGGCCATCAAGAAGACGCCGATCGTCGTCAACGACACGCGCGGCTTCTTCGTCAATCGCTGTGTCTTCCGCTACATCCACGAAGCCTATGACATGCTGATCGAAGGCGTGCCGGCTGCGATGATCGAGAATGCCGCCAAGATGGCCGGCATGCCCGTCGGGCCTCTGGCGCTGAACGACGAAGTCGCCATCGACCTCTCCTACAAGATCCTGAAGGCGACAGTCGCCGATCTCGGCGAGAAGGCTGTCGATCCGCGTCATATGCAGCTCGTCACCGGTCTCGTGGAGCGTGAGGGACGCCTGGGCCGAAAAAACTCCAAGGGGTTTTACGACTATCCGCCGAAGCCGGCGAAGAAGTCGCTATGGCCGGGCCTCAAGGATCTCTATCCGCAGAAGAAGGCCGACGAGGTCGATGTCAACGTGCTGAAGCAGCGCTTCCTCGTGACCATCGCACTGGAGGCTGCCCGCACCATTGAAGAAGGCATCGTCACCGATCCGCGCGAGGCCGATGTTGGCTCCATCCTCGGCTTCGGCTTTGCGCCCTATACCGGCGGCGCGCTGTCCTACATCGACGGCATGGGCGTGAAGGCTTTCGTGGAACTCTGCGAAAAGCTGACAGCTGCCTACGGCCCGCATTTCCAGCCGACCGCGCTGCTGAAGGACATGGCCGCGAAGGGTGAGACCTTCTACGGGCGCTTCGATCCCTACCGCGCCGCGAAAGCCGCGTAA
- a CDS encoding MFS transporter, with protein MTELDSTASARISPARRLAPFYYAATSALFLAASSAPTPLYRLYQQAFAFSPVLLTVIFAVYAFSLLAALLIVGSISDHLGRRPVIFTSILLNMVATALFLMARGPDWLIAARIVQGFATGTAISSIGAALVDLDPIRGSITNSLAPLAGMAIGAIGTSLLIQFAPAPTVLVYVVTLALLTLQAALLWMVPETTSRRPGVFASLKPEVAVPRQARRTLLALTPINIAVWALAGFYLSLVPSLVSATTGSTAPLVGGSVVGALTISGAAAVFLLRKRSAAMIMKFGIPTMSLGILTIIAGMHAAEVSILALGTLIAGSGFGAAFLGTVRSIMPLAKPDERAGLLSAFYIQSYLAFSVPAILAGFLSKALGFAEAADIYAAAILLLIGWGVVALRAGHEKAVERGQAGQRSQ; from the coding sequence ATGACCGAACTCGATTCCACCGCCAGCGCTCGGATTTCACCCGCCAGACGCCTGGCGCCGTTCTATTATGCCGCAACCAGCGCCTTGTTTTTGGCCGCCTCATCCGCACCGACGCCTCTCTACCGCCTTTATCAGCAGGCCTTCGCCTTCTCGCCGGTGTTGCTCACGGTGATCTTCGCCGTCTACGCCTTCTCCCTTCTCGCCGCACTGCTCATCGTTGGCTCGATTTCGGACCATCTCGGGCGCCGACCGGTGATCTTCACATCGATCCTCCTCAATATGGTGGCCACAGCGCTGTTTTTAATGGCTCGAGGTCCGGATTGGCTGATTGCCGCCCGCATCGTGCAGGGCTTTGCGACGGGCACTGCCATCAGTTCGATCGGTGCCGCCCTTGTCGATCTCGATCCGATCAGGGGATCGATCACCAACAGTCTTGCCCCGCTTGCCGGCATGGCGATCGGCGCGATAGGCACGAGCCTGCTGATCCAGTTCGCGCCGGCTCCGACCGTGCTTGTCTATGTCGTGACACTTGCCCTGCTGACGCTACAAGCCGCGCTGCTATGGATGGTGCCGGAAACAACGAGCCGACGGCCCGGCGTATTCGCATCGCTGAAGCCGGAAGTCGCCGTTCCCAGGCAGGCACGCCGGACGCTGCTGGCGCTGACGCCGATCAATATTGCCGTCTGGGCGCTTGCCGGCTTCTATCTGTCGCTGGTGCCCTCGCTGGTCAGCGCGACGACCGGCAGCACGGCGCCACTGGTCGGCGGCTCCGTGGTCGGGGCATTGACGATCAGCGGTGCGGCGGCGGTGTTCCTGCTGCGTAAGCGATCCGCCGCCATGATCATGAAGTTCGGCATACCAACCATGAGCCTCGGCATACTGACCATCATCGCCGGCATGCATGCGGCTGAAGTGTCGATCCTGGCCCTCGGAACTCTGATTGCCGGCTCGGGCTTCGGGGCAGCTTTTCTCGGCACGGTAAGAAGCATCATGCCGCTGGCCAAACCCGATGAACGCGCCGGGCTGCTGTCGGCCTTCTACATCCAGAGCTACCTTGCCTTCAGCGTCCCAGCTATCCTCGCCGGCTTTCTGTCAAAGGCGCTCGGCTTTGCCGAAGCCGCCGACATCTACGCGGCGGCGATCCTTCTGCTTATCGGCTGGGGCGTCGTTGCGTTGAGGGCGGGGCATGAGAAAGCGGTTGAGCGAGGTCAAGCCGGGCAACGCAGCCAATAG
- a CDS encoding TetR-like C-terminal domain-containing protein, whose amino-acid sequence MGYRENPRPGGRSARVQAAVHQSVRDMLATMDRADVTIPLIAQRANVTPSTIYRRWGDLQKLLADVAASRLQPEGEPARIGSAREDLEAWVEQYADEMASGVGRQLLRDVLAVPDSVSAVKCGTYTRYQLSVFIARAEATGEPFPALVELMDHVISPIIYRILFDQAPDPDYVRKLVAKVMPQRAVSA is encoded by the coding sequence ATGGGCTATCGAGAAAATCCCCGCCCCGGCGGGCGCAGCGCCAGAGTGCAGGCGGCCGTGCATCAATCCGTCCGCGATATGCTGGCAACCATGGATCGCGCTGATGTAACGATCCCCCTGATCGCGCAGCGTGCCAATGTCACGCCGTCGACGATCTACCGCCGCTGGGGCGACCTTCAAAAGCTTTTGGCGGATGTTGCCGCCTCGCGCCTGCAGCCCGAAGGCGAGCCCGCCAGGATCGGCAGCGCCCGGGAGGACCTGGAGGCCTGGGTCGAGCAATATGCGGATGAAATGGCCTCCGGCGTCGGACGGCAACTGCTGCGCGATGTTCTCGCGGTGCCCGACAGCGTAAGTGCAGTGAAATGCGGCACCTATACGCGCTATCAACTGAGCGTATTTATTGCGCGGGCGGAGGCAACTGGCGAGCCCTTTCCGGCCCTGGTGGAGCTGATGGATCACGTCATCTCACCGATCATCTATCGCATCCTCTTCGACCAGGCGCCCGATCCCGACTATGTTCGAAAACTCGTTGCGAAGGTAATGCCGCAAAGGGCGGTCAGCGCTTGA